The genome window CAACTATCATTAATACCCACGATATGAACTCTGTTATGGGTATTGGTGAAAATATTATATTCTTGAATAAAGGAAACCTCAGCTGGACCGGAACTAAAGATGATATTTTTGATTCTACGGATGACGCTTTTAATGAGTTTGTATTTGCTTCGGACATGATGAAAGAGGTTAAGACATATATAAACAACACAAAGTAAAAGATTATAATCCTATCCATCAATATATTACAAACACAAGAATAATATATTTTAATAATAATCGTAAATATTATCGCAATTATATTTGCTAAGATATATTTTTTTACTATCTTTGCACTGCCTTAAACAAAGGGGATTTGGTTCCTTGGCCGAGTGGTTAGGCACCGGTCTGCAAAACCGTTTACAGCAGTTCGAATCTGCTAGGAACCTCAAAAAAAGTTCTGAGTTAACTCAGAACTTTTTTTTATTTATATTCTTAATATATTAAGAATCCTTTCTAACAACTTATTGTTAACGTCTAAATCTCTTAGTATTACTTTGCAAACTATCTAATATTTTATCCGCATCCTCCTTTGGGAAGCCTAATTCTACCGCTTTGTCAAAATCTTTGATTGCCGACTCTCTGTCAAACTGGCTCCATCCTACTTTGGCTCGCAATACATATATAAGAGGATCTTCCTTTTTAAGTTCCAATGCCTTTTTTATATCTTCTCGAGCCTTTGACATCTTACCTATATAGTAATATGACTCTGCTCTCCCAAAATATGCATCATAATCTTTATCATTCAACTTTAAAACTTTTGTATAAATTCCAACTGACTCATCGTAATAGTTTCGATATTTCATTAAAGCAGCAAAACCCATATATGCATCACGACTATTGGGATCTAATTTCAACAGAGTTTCAAAATCATATCGGGCTGAGAGTGTATCTCTTTTCTGTAAATAGACCAAACCTCTTTCATATAACGCCTCAGATTCCTTGCCATCTAATGCTATAACCTGAGAATAATCCGATACTGCCTTATCTAAACTATCTATTGCTGCATATAAAGAGGCTCTATTCTTTAATATTGCTACTGAACGAGGCGTTATCATTAAGGCATTAGTATATGATTTTATTGCCTCCAAGTTTTTATTCATATACCTTTGAACAGTTCCCAAATTCGACAATAATAATGAATTTTGAACATTAGAGGGCTCTTGTTTAAGGGCTTCCAATATATATGCCTCAGCACAAGACCAATCTTCATTTTCAATACACTCAAACGATTTTTCTACTAAGTTGTTATAATCTTGAGCCAATAAGATAGTTGCTGAGAAAAATAGAACTATTATAAATATTAATCTTTTCATATCAACTGCTAATATATATTTTTTTATTGAACCTAAAAATTATTTATTAATTTTTATAAGTTAAAAATTATTTTTTAGAATAACTTTTTATATCTTTACAGATTACTAAGTGTATGCTTTTTTATTATTTGGCATATTTTGCAAAAAGAAGTATACTATCAATTGATATATAAGCAATTAACCATTCCTCTTAAAGAAAGGTTGACCAGATTATGAAATGAGACACATATCATTTCGACTTAGGAAGAAAAAAATAAATAAAAAACATATATAAATGACAAGCAAATGGAACTACATACCTCTTACAAAAGAACAAGAGCAAATAAAGGAGAACCTACAAACCGATATTGGGGTTTCTTCAGTTATTTGCGAACTATTGGTTCAACGAGGGGTAAAAAACAAAGAAGAGGCAAAAAAATTCTTCTCCCCACAATTATCTGACCTTCACGACCCGTATCTTATGGACGGGATGAGAGAGGCTGTGGATAGACTGAATTATGCTATAGGGCAAAAAGAGGGAATATTAATTTTTGGTGATTACGATGTTGATGGCACAACCGCAGTGGCTTTAGTATATAAGTATCTAAAACCATATTGCTTTAATATTGAATATTACATACCCGACAGATACGAAGAGGGATATGGTATATCAAAAAAGTGTATCAATTACGCATACGAAAAAGGTATCAAACTAATAATTACTTTAGATTGTGGAATAAAAGCAATTGACAAAGTAAAATACGCTAAAAGTAAAGGTATTGATTTTATCATATGCGACCATCATGTCCCTGATAATGAACTACCTGATGCAACTGCTATTTTAAATCCTAAATTAGAAAATTCTAATTACCCATTCTCCGAACTTTCGGGTTGCGGTGTAGGCTTTAAATTTATGCAAGGATTTGCAAAAGACAATGGGATTGATGAATCATCGTTATATCCCCTACTCGATTTTGTAGCTCTTAGCATCGCTTCAGATATTGTACCTATAACTGGAGAAAACAGGATTCTTGCATACCATGGTCTTAAAAGATTAAATGAAAAGCCAAGTCATGGTTTAAAAGGTATTATAAATATCTGTGGCTTACAAAACAAACAGATAAATACATCTGATATAGTATTCAAAATTGGACCAAGAATTAATGCCTCAGGACGAATGGAACAAGGGAAAGAGGCCGTTGATTTACTTTTATCAACAGATTTTGAAGCAGCAAAAGAGCGTAGCAAAAATATCAATCAATATAATGAAGAGAGAAAGGCCCTTGACAAAACCATAACAGAAGAGGCGAATGAGATTCTTTCAAAAAAAGAAAATTTTGAGGAACAAAAATCTATCGTTATATATAATCGTGAATGGAAGCGTGGGATTATTGGTATTGTGGCTTCAAGATTGACAGAAATATATTATAAACCCGCCGTTGTTCTTGCTTTCTCTAATGGTATTGTTACAGGTTCTGCACGATCAGTTCAGGGTTTTGATATTTACAAGGCTATTGAATCGTGTCGCGATTTATTAGAGAGTTTTGGTGGGCATACATACGCTGCTGGATTATCATTAAAAGAAGAGAAAATTCCTATTTTCATTGAACGTTTTGAGGCATATGTTAAAGAGAATATTGAAAAACGCCAAACCGTTCCTCAAATAGATATTGATGCAATTTTGACATTTAAAGATATTACTCTTGAATTACACAAACAGATAATGGAACTTGCTCCTTTTGGACCGGGTAATCCAAAACCTGTTTTTGCAACACACGATGTAAGAGACTATCAAGACAGCAAATTGGTTGGCAAAGATGGCAAACACATAAAGCTGGAGATGATTGATGATAGTTCGGCAAATATCCTAAACGGTATTGCATTTGACCAAAAAGAGCATTATGAGTATATAAAATCAAATAGTCCTTTTGATATATGCTACACTATAGAAGAGATGAAATACAATTTAAGAGGATACGGAATAGGTAGCATACGAAACCAACTTCAATTAGCCGTAAAAGATATTATAAGTGAAAATAAGTAATTTTAGCTATTAGTTGTTAGTTGTCAGCTATCAGTTGTTAATTATATTGGACGAATTAGGCTAATTGGACCAATTAGTTGTAAAAGAGAAACGGAGTTGCACTTTAAGAGTGCAACTCCGTTAAAATTAAAACTAAGGTGCATAGCACCGTACAACTTATAATTAACATCTAACCTTAGATGTCTATTTTTCAACAAACTCTGTTATTCCTGCATTTATTACGATATTATACCAATCTACTATTCGTTTTATATCGTTGGGATATACTCTTTCTCTGTCATAATCGGGGATTACACTCTCAACATATTTGCGATACTCCTCTGCTGATGCTGATTTTGATATTTCTATTGCTTTACCCGACTCCTTTTCTTTTATAGTCTCGAATACCTCTGATAATGGGCGATCTTCATCTTCTGTATATATTGATATATCTCCTAATGATATTATCTTATCGTGAGCATACGCAGGCATTCTTTTTCCTGTAACAAGTGATTCTACAACAAGCATACCCTTTGCTTGAGATACTAATTTATATAATCCGGGTTTTCCAGATATAGATAAAACGTCTTTTAACATAGTTATTAGATTTAATAAATATCTATAATATTTTGTTTTTTACTCTTGCGAAGATACAAAAATTAAATATAAATCAATATATGTTTAGGTTATTTTTAATTTGTTTTAACAATGATATTTTCCCACTATTATCAATAATGCAATCCGATTTTGCAAATACCTCATCATCTGACATTTGAGAATTAATACGCGCCATAACCTCTTGTTTAGAGATAGAATTACGCTTCATAACTCTTCTAATACGTTCTTCAATATCGGCATAAACACACCAAACCTCATCAACATCCTCATTCATACCCGACTCAAACAATATAGCTGATTCGATAAAAACTATTTCTGACGTCTGTTTTTGTTTCCATTCTGCGAAGTGAATACGAACTTGCGGATGAACTATTGAATTAACCCTCTCTCTATTCTCTTCAGAAGTAAAGACATATGATGAGAGAAGAGACTTATTTAGCATATCTCCGACATAGGCATCTTCTCCAATCAGCGATTTTAGTTGCGTTTTAATTGTTGGAGAAGTAATCATCAATTGCTTTGCCTGACTGTCAGAATCATACACGGGATAATTTAATATCTTCAATATTGCAGAAACTACACTCTTTCCACTTCCTATGCCCCCTGTTATTCCTATTGTCTTCATTATTGCTTAGGTGATTCTTCTATCATCTCTTTCTTTTCAATTATATATTCAACACTATCTGGGTCAATGGAAGGTTGCTCTACATAGTCGGGATATTTTGATAGTATCAGTGGCAATTTCTGCATATTATACTTATAGTGTTTATAATCTATATCAAGTCTGAATTTAGAGTTATCTGTCTCATTATATTTTGACATAGGTACCATAACTTTTACTTCGGCATTTGCAGGGAAAGTTATAACTGAAACATTCTCAGGAAAATTTTTATGAACTATGGGTAATGATAATGTTTTTGGAATTAAATTCTCTATTGGCACCTTAACCATAACTTCTTCCGGTTCAATTTTAACTCCATATATATCTTTTAATTTAACATTAACTGATTTTGTTTCTGCCAAATTATTTAAAACTAAAAGTTCGGTCTCTACTTCTGAAATTGACATCATAATAGATGAATCGGCATATATAGTAACTTCTGATGGAGATAATTCAATATCTTCTTTTTGTATGCAATTATGTGATATTGTTATATTTGAGTTTAATTTAACTGGAACTTTTACTCCTTCTTTATTTGCATATACCAATACCAACGAATCAGAATAAAGATTTACAAGTTCTGTTGAAGATTTTAACTCATCACTAATGGTTGCCAGAAGTTTATCCCTTGATATAACTACCTTTCCTTTTTTTGATGGGAAGTTTGACATATCTATCTTTATTGGATTATTTCTACGTAACGAATAATTCAATAAATTCATCCCCTTATCTCGTAACTGAACATCGACATATTGTGGAGGGAGTTTTGCAAATATCATATCTTTTGGAATGTTTGCATACTCCAACG of Bacteroidales bacterium contains these proteins:
- a CDS encoding tetratricopeptide repeat protein, whose product is MKRLIFIIVLFFSATILLAQDYNNLVEKSFECIENEDWSCAEAYILEALKQEPSNVQNSLLLSNLGTVQRYMNKNLEAIKSYTNALMITPRSVAILKNRASLYAAIDSLDKAVSDYSQVIALDGKESEALYERGLVYLQKRDTLSARYDFETLLKLDPNSRDAYMGFAALMKYRNYYDESVGIYTKVLKLNDKDYDAYFGRAESYYYIGKMSKAREDIKKALELKKEDPLIYVLRAKVGWSQFDRESAIKDFDKAVELGFPKEDADKILDSLQSNTKRFRR
- the recJ gene encoding single-stranded-DNA-specific exonuclease RecJ, yielding MTSKWNYIPLTKEQEQIKENLQTDIGVSSVICELLVQRGVKNKEEAKKFFSPQLSDLHDPYLMDGMREAVDRLNYAIGQKEGILIFGDYDVDGTTAVALVYKYLKPYCFNIEYYIPDRYEEGYGISKKCINYAYEKGIKLIITLDCGIKAIDKVKYAKSKGIDFIICDHHVPDNELPDATAILNPKLENSNYPFSELSGCGVGFKFMQGFAKDNGIDESSLYPLLDFVALSIASDIVPITGENRILAYHGLKRLNEKPSHGLKGIINICGLQNKQINTSDIVFKIGPRINASGRMEQGKEAVDLLLSTDFEAAKERSKNINQYNEERKALDKTITEEANEILSKKENFEEQKSIVIYNREWKRGIIGIVASRLTEIYYKPAVVLAFSNGIVTGSARSVQGFDIYKAIESCRDLLESFGGHTYAAGLSLKEEKIPIFIERFEAYVKENIEKRQTVPQIDIDAILTFKDITLELHKQIMELAPFGPGNPKPVFATHDVRDYQDSKLVGKDGKHIKLEMIDDSSANILNGIAFDQKEHYEYIKSNSPFDICYTIEEMKYNLRGYGIGSIRNQLQLAVKDIISENK
- a CDS encoding DUF5606 domain-containing protein, translated to MLKDVLSISGKPGLYKLVSQAKGMLVVESLVTGKRMPAYAHDKIISLGDISIYTEDEDRPLSEVFETIKEKESGKAIEISKSASAEEYRKYVESVIPDYDRERVYPNDIKRIVDWYNIVINAGITEFVEK
- a CDS encoding dephospho-CoA kinase is translated as MKTIGITGGIGSGKSVVSAILKILNYPVYDSDSQAKQLMITSPTIKTQLKSLIGEDAYVGDMLNKSLLSSYVFTSEENRERVNSIVHPQVRIHFAEWKQKQTSEIVFIESAILFESGMNEDVDEVWCVYADIEERIRRVMKRNSISKQEVMARINSQMSDDEVFAKSDCIIDNSGKISLLKQIKNNLNIY
- a CDS encoding YbbR-like domain-containing protein translates to MFWFLQSLNNKEVVNISLPLEYANIPKDMIFAKLPPQYVDVQLRDKGMNLLNYSLRRNNPIKIDMSNFPSKKGKVVISRDKLLATISDELKSSTELVNLYSDSLVLVYANKEGVKVPVKLNSNITISHNCIQKEDIELSPSEVTIYADSSIMMSISEVETELLVLNNLAETKSVNVKLKDIYGVKIEPEEVMVKVPIENLIPKTLSLPIVHKNFPENVSVITFPANAEVKVMVPMSKYNETDNSKFRLDIDYKHYKYNMQKLPLILSKYPDYVEQPSIDPDSVEYIIEKKEMIEESPKQ